Genomic segment of Bubalus kerabau isolate K-KA32 ecotype Philippines breed swamp buffalo chromosome 6, PCC_UOA_SB_1v2, whole genome shotgun sequence:
tgtggatcacaataaactgtggaaaattctgaaagagatgggaataccagaccaactgatctgcctcttgagaaacctatatgcaggtcagaaagcaacagttagaactggacatggaacaacagactggttccaaataggaaaaggagtatgtcaaggctgtatattgtcaccctgcttatttaacttctatgcagagtacatcatgagaaatgctgggctggaagaagcacaagctggaatcaagattgctgggagaaatatcaataacctcagatatgcagatgacaccacccttatggcagaaagtgaagaggaactaaaaagcctcttgatgaaagtgaaagaggagagtgagaaagttggcttaaagctcaacattcagaaaacaaagatcatggcatccggtcccatcacttcatgggaaatagatggggaaacagtggaaacagtggctgactttatttttctgggcttcaaaatcactgcagatggtgcttgcagccatgaaattaaaagacacttacttcttggaaggaaaggttatgaccaacctagttcagttcagttcagtcgctcagtcgtgtccgactctttgtgaccccatgaatcgcagcacgccaggcctccctgtccatcaccaacttccggagttcactcagactcacatccattgagtcagtaatgccatccagccatcttatcctctgtcatccccttctcctcctgcccccaatccctcccagcatcagaatctcttccaatgagtcaactcttcacatgaggtggcccaagtactggagtttcagctttagtgtcattccttccaaagaaatcccagggctgatctccttcagaccaacctagacagcatattaaaaagcagagatattactttgccagctaaggtccatctagtcaagggtatggtttttccagtggtcatgtatggatgtgaaagttggactgtgaagaaagctgagcaccaaagaattgttgcttttgaactgtggtgttggagaagactcttgagagtcccttggactgcaaggagatccaaccagtctatcctaaaggagatcagtcctgggtgttcattggaaagactgatgctgaagctgaaattccagtactttggccacctcatgcaaagagttgactcattggaaaagaccctgatggtgggagggactgggggcaggaggagaaggggatgacagaggatgagatgactggatggcatcaccgacttgatggacatgtgtttgggtgaactccaggagttggtgatggacatggaggcctggcgtgctgcgatttatggagttgcaaagagttggacacgactgagcgactgaactgaactgaactgaaagagtcttCCAGACCTTTCAgcctggggctccaaaatgagtTTGGATTTATACTTACATAAGCATACAGCAGAGCTCTTTAGTGGATTGATGGGTTTACAAAGCTCTTACAGactgtctttcttattttttcctttttaaaattttaattaattttttaattgaaggataattgctttacgaattgtgtggtttctgccaaacatcaacacagAATGTCTTTCTAATAAGCAGAACTGATCATGTTAAATCTGCTTGAAGATCCTTCTAAGAACTCACCAATACATTCAGAGTAAAGGCTCTTTGCTAAGACACAGAGGCCTCGGAAGCTCTGATCCCTGATGACATCTCCAGCCTCCTTCTTCACTCCTTTATGCCTCTCACACCCTGCTTCTACCAAACTGACTGATGCCCCTCCGTGTATCAGACCTCTGCTGgccctcccctccaccctgctCTGTTCACCACTCTCCTCTTCCTCACCCATCCCGAGGCTTCAGTCCTTACACCATCAGctcaccattctcttctccaggaagccctcccctgACCATCTTCCCACCTGACCCTACTCCTTCCTGAACTCCTTCGTTCCCTCTACCCCTCCATCATCTCCTTCCTTGAATAATTAGATCTTCCAGTTGTATTGATTTCTGTATCATCAGTACCTATTACTTCAGGGGACTCTGGACCAATGTGCTGAAATTCTATTTTATAGAAGTTTTTTTTCATTGCTCAGACTCCTTCTCTCTCCATCATCAATTTCAGGTGCAGCAGCAGGGAGCAGAGACAAATAGAACAGTATTGAAAAAATACactgaggacttctctggtgattcagtggctaagactgcactcccaatgcaggggacctgggtttgatccctagtcaggaaactagattgcACGTGCCTCAACTAAgcgttcacatgctgcaacaaagactggtgaagccaaataaatatttttaaaaataaaatgtacactGGCCCACTGGAAAGTAAGCAGTTAACATAAGCAAGTAAATGCTGTGAATTGGCCCTGAGGCACGTTGGCTTTCATGGAGCTGATCACTAGATCATCAAAAGTCAGCAAATTGGCATGGTTCTGTCACAGGAGTTGGCATGAGGTAGACTCACAGTAAACATGAGCTGATTCTCATTGCTTTTATCATCAGTGGTCACTTAGtgaatgtttgctgaataaaccAAGGTCATTTCTGCACTGCAGTTTAAGATCATGAGCAAAAAAACTCTTACCCTTCCCTCTGATTGAGACACTCTTCCCTTTTCAAGCTACCAAAATCTTACTTATTTTTCAAGGCTTAACTCCaacaccacctcctccaggaaaccttccAAGCCCTGCAGGTGAAGTTCATACCTTTTTAGTCTCCCCGCAGCCTCATGGAACTGTATGGACTTGTTATTACTTCTGTCTGTACCATGAAACCATAAATTCCTCAGACAAAAGAGCAAGCTCTTGCCTAGCTCTGAGGAGCCCCTGGCGTCTAGCTGAGGATCTAGCTCCAGGGAGGTGCTCGTGAATGTCTGTTGAGGTACACTGGGAAAACAGGATGAAGAAGCCGGATCCTGGGCCTGACTTGGTCACTCACTGGCTCCGTCACCTTTGCTCTCAGTTTCCTCCACTTCCCTTTTAAAATGAGAGCACTGGATCAGGCCCACATCTCCCAGAGTGTGTTCTTTGGAACTAATATGACGATGATAGGCTATCCTTCCGGTGGAGAGTGGgaagttgtatgtgtgtgttaggaaAATTAGTGCTGTGTTAaagtttttcaagttttttttttttaagcttcaggGCCTCTCAGAGACTCTTATGTTCATGCACATGATGAATTTCCAGGAGGAGAggatgtactgtgcttagtcactcagtcgtgtctgactctttgctaccacatggactgtagcccaccaagctcctctgtccatgggagttctttaggcaagagtactggagtaggttgccatttccttctccaggggatcttcccaacccagggatcgaacccagacctcccgtattgcaggcgaattctttaccatctgagccaccagggaaacccaagaatactggagtgggtagcttatctcttctccaggggatcttccagagccaggaatcaaactgcgATCTCTTGCagtgcaggtggatcctttaccagatgagctaccagggaagcccagaggagagTATAGTATGCAGAATTTCCCAAACTATTTTGACCAGGGAACACTATCTAGTAAAGCATATCTATGGGATTTGGTTCCCAAAGAACACACTTTGAAAAACACTAGATTAGTCAATAACCTCAGGGACTCTCCTCTGTTTGCCATGTTCATGCCCTGGGATTTCCACAGCCGTGTCCCAAGGTGCCCTCGCCTGGGCAGGAGGATAACACTTGTGCTTGGGCAGCCAAGTGCTGGGTAGGAAGGATCAGCGCCCAGGAGAGGTCCAGGCAGAGATCCAGGAGTTCAGAAGGGAGGGAGAGCGGGAGAGCTGTAGGGATCTGAGCTGGTGTCACAGGGGAGGCCTGAGAGCAGACCCTGCTGATGAGGAATGGTGGCGATGGAGGGGAAGGGCATCAtcacagacagagaaaggaaagcacAAGGGATGTACAAGAACCAGCAGTTCATCTGGAGGCAGTGTGCTGAGGGGGAGCCTGCAGGTGAAGTTGGGAAGAAAAACTGGAGTCAGTCCACAGAGGACATGGAGAACAAGGCTGAGCCTGGGCTTCATCCCGGATGCAGACGGGGCTGCTGAAGGTTGGTGAGCTGGGGTACCAGTCAGCCAGGGATATGTTTGTGGAAGGGTCATCTGGTGACCATCCTCAAGTTAGGTGGGAAGAGAGGGCAAGATGGGGAGGAGGAAGACCTGGCAGGAAGAGCAGCtgtgaggaaaaaagagaaacctGACCAGAGAGGCCTTTAAGAACCCAAACAGATAGAGCTGGTTtgtctgggagagggagagagggagatctgcaacaaatatttactgggcaACTGGCATGAGCCAGCAGCAGCCAGGGGGGACCCAACAGTGGGTTAGAGCACAGCCTCCACTTGCATAGAGCTTGCAGGCTAGTGAAGAGGACAGACAATAATCAAACACCCACACATATTAATAATTACAAACCATGACAGGTGTGTAAAGAGAAGTTTAGGATATGAAGCATAGAAGAGGGGATTAACTGAGATCAGGGGACCGGGATCAGGGGGTGCCACTGAGCAAGAGTCTGAAGGATGAGCCAGAGTGGACCAGAtaggggcagggaggtggggaggggatggtGAAGACATCCCAGGCAGAGCAACGGTGCAATAAGAGCAGTGCTCAAGGAGCTGATGGCTAGTGTGACTGGTTTGCCATTTGATTGCCTGGGAAGGTGGTGATGTCACTTAGAAGAACAGAACCCAGGAGAAGTTCTTGTTTTCAGGAAGTGGGACGAGGACAGGAAGCCAGAAAAGGAGCAGCTGGAGCAGTGGCATTCAAGCTTCCATCCCACCTGCCCACCCCCCTCAAACACCCCCATCCAAGCACCTCTCGAGCTTGGACCAGCCGTCTGACCTTGCATGAAGTCCCAGATGCTGCACCTCTCTCCTGACAGGCGGACTACAGGGCAGTTTGGGGCCAGACCCCCTTGTTCAGTCATATCCTCCAGTCGCTGCCAACGGACCTTCAGGATAAACCAGAAATACTGGGCACTGAAGAAGGTAGGGATCCAGTTTTCATGGGAGAAGTGTGGGTTCCTGGTCATGCCAGTCTTCTCGCCCATGGCCAGGATGTTCTGCTTGACCCTCCTGGGAAACAGCGTCAGGAGCACTTTGCCTATGGCCACATGCAGGGCCACCTGAAAGAGGACCCAGAGCCTCTTCAGCCATAGCCCTGGCGGGGGCAGCCCCATCATAACACAGCCAGAGCTGGCTCTGAGGCCGGTGCACAGAGAGGAAACCTCCGGCCACACAGGGCGGAGCTGGACAAGGGTGACGGATGGCGGCAGCCAACCCAGACAGGAGGAAGGTGCCAGGACAGAAGGGGTTTGCCTTCCGGTCAATAGAATGGAAAATTTCAAGCCAAGGGCTAAAGGTCTGTTCTAATGACCATTTCAGATGTTTTGCCTTACTTAACCTTTgagagacccactccagtgttcttgcctggagaatcccagggacggggaaacctggtgggctggcgtctatggggtcgctcagagtcagacatgactgaagcgacttagcagcagcagcagcagcaacccttgaGAGATACCTGGATTGGAAGATTTCAGGTCCTAAATTCTCCCTCtgataaagttaaaaaacaaaagctttaaacCGGCACACTTAAAGGGACTCTGTGGTTCTTAGAAAGGCTCTGTTGCAGTAAGTTCTACTgttaattatttgtttaataatGTAAATTGTCCTTTTACTGCTGAAGGATGTTTTCTCACTCACAGCTTCCAGCTAGTGGTTGTGAATTTCTGGAGGCCTAGCCCTCCCCAGAGGATTTGGGTCTGGAAGCTCTCCAGGTCAAGACTGAGCTGGGGACATCCCCAAGGAAACCTGGGCCTGCTCCTTCCGCCTCAGCACTCAGGGTAGAGTAATAAATACAATGCTGCTCTCAGCTGGGTGCGGTGTCCAGCTGGGAAGGGTCAAGTGGACAGAAGAGTATCCTCCGTGTATTAAGTACAGAGAGGAAGGTTGAATGGGGCGCTGGGAGCATGGAGAGGGGGCAGCTAATTCTGTTTAGAGAGGTCAAGAGGAATTCCCCAAGCAAGTGAAGTCTATGCTGAAACCAGAAATACAGAACAGCAAGCAGTAAACCAGCCCAGTGGGGTCAGTGGTCCTGGTGGAAAGAACCACGCATCCAGAGAACTTCAAGCCAGAGAGTGCATGGCtcatgagagagagaagaatcacAGAAGCTCAGAACTGTGACGTGTTTTAGAAAACGTCTGAAACCACTTTCTTTTTTAAgcagggaaactgagacccagggaagGGAAGTGGCCTCAGGTCCATTCTGCTGTTAGTAATCTCTAAGGAGTTAATTCACAAAGCTTAAGTTTACGCCTCCTGAGGCATTTATGTACCTGTGTGTTAGGATAGAAGGGAGAGCGACATGAAAGTGGTTGTCACCTTCAAAAAGGTGTCAACCTTGACCAGCAGCCCATTAACTttatttagagaaagaaaaaccagCTCCAAAAGATGTTCTCTTTCTGAGCATCTCAGTGCAAATACCACATGCTGTGCCCACAAAGTGGAAACACTTGCCTCTTCAAGCCCTGATAACCCTCCTGTGTATATAGCATTTTGCCAGGCACAAAGCAATCTTTATCCCTTGTGTCAgttgttttttcttattgttgtttgttttaaatgggCTATTTTGGGAGCAGTATTAGATTCACAGTAAAATTAAACAGAAAGTACAGTGATTTCCCATATACCTCCTGCTCCCACACATTCACAGCCTTCTGCAACAGCCATatcccaccagagtggtacatctGTTACATGGATGAACCTATATTAACAAATccttatcacccaaagtccatggcTTACATTAGAGTTCACTCTTGGTGCCGTATactctatgggttttgacaaatatgtGATGTATGTATCCACCATTATGGTATCATAAAGAATAGTTTTGCTGTCCTAAAATCTTCTGCGCTCCACctgttcatttctctctctccactgGCAACCATTCATCTTTTGAGTATTTCCAtaattctgccttttctagaacatCATATAGTtctagaatcatacagtatgtagtcttttcagattgatttctttcacttaggaGTATGCACGTAAGAAACCTTCATGTCTTTTCGAGACTTGATAGCGCATTTCTTTTTAGCATTAGATAATATTGCATCATCTGgatatataccacagtttatttatctgttcacctagtaaaggacatcttggttgcttccaaattttggcagttatgaataaataaCTGAATGTTTGTATCCCCACAAAGTTCATATGATGAAACCTAATCCCTAataatggtatttggaggtggtgtTGTTGTGAGGTGATTAGGTAATTATAGTAGGGCCCTTAGGAAAATCAGATGACTATATTTGTGTGGATCTGTTTCTggactttctcttctttttattgatctatttgtctattcttttgccAATATCATATTCTTTTGATTACTATGTCTCTATAAAGTCTTGAAGTCCGGTAGTGTCAGTctttcaactttgtttttctccttcaataTTGGGCTGGCTATTCTGGGCCTTTTGCCTCTTTGTATAAACTTTGAAATCAGTTTgtcaatatccacaaaataacttgctgggaTTTCGGTTGATATTGTGTTGAATCTGCAGATTAAATTAGGAAGTATCAGCATCTTGACAACATTGAATTTTCCTATTCATGAATATGGAATATCCCTCTATTTAGctcttccttgatttctttccaTCAGAGTTTTATAGGTTTCCTTGTATAAACCTtccacatattttattatttttatacctATGTATTTCATTTTGGGGAGTGCTAATGTAAGTGgtattatgattttaatttcagattCCAATTGTTCATTCATTgctggtatcagttcagtcgctcagtcgtgtctgactctttgtgaccccatggactgcagcatgccaggcctccctgtccatcaccaactcccagagtttactcaaactcatgcccactgagtcagtgaggccatccaaccttatctcaccctctgtcgtccccttctcctcccaccctcaatctttcccagcatcagaatcttttcaaatgagtcagctcttcacatcagatggccaaagtattggagtttcagcttcaacattagtccttctgatgaatattcaggactgatttcctttaggatggac
This window contains:
- the DIO1 gene encoding type I iodothyronine deiodinase isoform X2 — encoded protein: MGLPPPGLWLKRLWVLFQVALHVAIGKVLLTLFPRRVKQNILAMGEKTGMTRNPHFSHENWIPTFFSAQYFWFILKVRWQRLEDMTEQGGLAPNCPVVRLSGERCSIWDFMQDGWAFKNNVDIKNHQNLQDRLRAAHLLLDRSPQCPVVVDTMTNQSSSCYAALPERLYVLQEGRVLYKGKPGPWNYHPEEVRAVLEKLHS